In Sorghum bicolor cultivar BTx623 chromosome 10, Sorghum_bicolor_NCBIv3, whole genome shotgun sequence, one genomic interval encodes:
- the LOC110431095 gene encoding uncharacterized protein LOC110431095 has translation MGRPGGTENLAGARRRRGGAVLAGARSRRGGGGARRGSPGGSGLAVHRRLRVRVAAARASPGLAGAGGHGLVGTRRWGTGLAGASAGLAGPRAGMAGAGAGLAGAAGDGGAVGVAVRTAGGRARCGCLQTREEDKKTSSFHVTQTSLEASDVNGRACNKKIQDHTGVTYATAFQEAGVEMVGHSALDLYNIREEEND, from the exons ATGGGCCGGCCGGGTGGGACAGAGAACCTCGCCGGGGCTCGACGGCGTCGGGGGGGGGCGGTGCTCGCCGGGGCTCGCAGTCGTCGGGGAGGGGGCGGTGCTCGCCGGGGCTCGCCGGGCGGGTCGGGGCTCGCGGTTCACCGGCGGCTGAGGGTcagggtggcggcggcgcgggcctCGCCGGGACTCGCCGGGGCGGGCGGGCACGGCCTCGTCGGGACTCGCCGGTGGGGCACAGGACTCGCCGGGGCCAGCGCGGGACTCGCTGGGCCTCGCGCGGGGATGGCCGGTGCCGGCGCGGGACTCGCCGGGGCGGCGGGCGACGGCGGCGCAGTGGGCGTGGCGGTGCGcacggcgggcgggcgggcgcggTGCGGCTG CCTACAGACAAGAGAGGAAGACAAGAAGACATCGTCATTTCATGTAACTCAAACTTCACTGGAAGCCT CGGACGTGAATGGTAGGGCGTGCAACAAAAAG ATCCAGGACCACACTGGGGTCACCTATGCTACTGCATTCCAAGAGGCTGGTGTCGAGATGGTTGGCCACAGCGCCCTCGATCTCTACAACATTAGAGAAGAAGAAAATGACTGA